In Paenibacillus kyungheensis, the following are encoded in one genomic region:
- a CDS encoding FecCD family ABC transporter permease, translating to MVLFKSNTAKWCGLIITLLLCIVVLAISPMLGRTFVPLKEVIAAILHYNPESIADVVVYTERLPRAIIGIVVGASLAVAGALMQALTRNPLASPSTFGINAGAIFFVVIASLLFSITEMTQLMWFAFAGALVAAVIVYGLGSIGRDGLTPIKIVLAGSAILALFTSFTQAMLVLNETGMQNVLFWLAGAIGGRTLAMLQPVLPLLTIAGITALCMGRAINLFVTGEEIAKGMGQRVLLLKLVIGLIIVILAGGSVAIVGAVGFVGLFIPHIARALVGADYRWIIPFSGALGGLLLMTADLVARLVIIPAEIPLGVMTAFIGVPFFIYIARKGVTWK from the coding sequence CCCGATGTTAGGGCGAACTTTTGTACCGCTCAAAGAAGTGATCGCGGCGATACTTCATTACAATCCTGAATCGATAGCAGACGTGGTAGTGTATACAGAGCGATTGCCACGTGCCATTATCGGAATAGTAGTAGGAGCAAGTCTAGCGGTTGCAGGTGCATTAATGCAAGCACTGACACGCAATCCATTAGCTTCACCGAGTACATTTGGGATTAATGCAGGAGCTATCTTTTTTGTCGTGATAGCTAGTCTGCTATTTTCGATAACCGAAATGACGCAACTGATGTGGTTTGCTTTTGCAGGGGCATTAGTAGCGGCAGTAATCGTCTATGGATTGGGGTCGATAGGACGAGACGGATTAACACCGATAAAGATTGTACTCGCAGGATCAGCGATTCTGGCGTTATTTACTTCATTTACACAGGCGATGCTTGTTTTAAATGAAACAGGTATGCAAAATGTATTATTCTGGTTAGCTGGAGCGATTGGTGGACGAACATTAGCGATGTTACAACCGGTTCTGCCGTTGCTGACGATTGCAGGTATAACTGCATTATGTATGGGACGAGCGATCAATTTATTTGTCACCGGTGAAGAGATTGCCAAAGGCATGGGACAACGTGTGCTATTACTCAAACTGGTTATTGGTTTGATCATTGTTATTCTTGCAGGTGGTTCGGTGGCTATTGTGGGCGCTGTCGGATTTGTAGGGTTATTTATTCCTCATATTGCACGTGCACTTGTAGGAGCTGATTACCGCTGGATTATTCCATTTTCCGGTGCTTTGGGAGGTTTGTTGTTAATGACAGCAGATCTAGTGGCACGATTAGTGATTATACCGGCAGAGATTCCATTAGGTGTAATGACAGCATTTATCGGGGTACCGTTCTTTATCTATATCGCTCGTAAAGGAGTGACATGGAAATGA